TATAAAATTAGGGTTAAAAATGAAGTATTTATAAAAATCGTTTAAATTATTCAAAAAAAGTAAATAAAAAAATAAAGAAGTTTCCACTCCCATCCCAAGCAGGAATGAAAAGTGGAATATTTTAAGGCCTTAAGTGCCTGCACCTCCAGTTAAAGTGTCGGTGGACATGTCCATTAACAGAGGTTTGGGTAACTCAATATCAATGGTCTCTTTTATAACATCTTCCACGGTTTTAACCGGTACAAATTCCATTTCTTCCTTAACATCATCTGGAACATCGTCCAGGTCTTTAAGGTTTTCTTCAGGCAGGATGACTCGTTTTATTCCTGCACGGTGGGCGGCTAAGACCTTTTCTTTAATACCACCTACTGGTAGGACTGCTCCTCGGAGGGAGATTTCACCAGTCATGGCCAGTTTGGGGTCCACTTCATGGCCAGTTACCAAAGAGGCAATGGTAGTGAGTAAGGCTACTCCTGCTGATGGTCCGTCCTTGGGAATGGCCCCAGATGGTACGTGGATGTGCAGGTCCTGTTTTTCGAACTCTACCTTCTTCAGGTTGAAGGCCAGTCTGGAGCGGATGAGGCTCTGGGATATCTTGGCGGATTCTTTCATCACATCCCCTAACTGTCCAGTGAGGAGTAGTTTGCCGGTTCCAGGCATGAATGCTCCTTCAATGAACAGTATGTCTCCTCCTACTGGTGTCCAGGCCAGTCCAGTTACCACTCCTGGTGGGTTCTTTTTACCGGCCAGGGAAATCTGGATGAGTTCGTGTCCCAGGAGATCGTAGAGCATGGCCTCTTTAACCACATAAGGTAGGTCCACCTTGCCCAGTACGATTTTCTCTGAGGCCACCCGGGCCACAGTTGCCAGTTGACGTTTAAGTCCACGTACTCCTGCTTCCCTGGTGTACTTTTCAATGATGGTTTTTATGGCCTCATCTTCAAACTGGATCTGAGTTTCATCCAGTCCGTTATCTTCTAATACCTCATCAACCAGGTGGTTTCGGGCTATGTGGAATTTTTCATGGCTGGTGTAACTACCAATTTCAATGATTTCCATACGGTCCCGTAGTGGGCCTGGTATTCCCTTGAGGGAGTTGGCAGTGGCTATGAAGAACACCTCGGATAGATCGTAGGGTACTTCCAGGTAGTGGTCAGAGAAGGTGTTGTTCTGTTCTGGGTCCAGAACCTCTAAGAGTGCACTGGCTGGGTCTCCATTGTATGATGCCATTAGTTTATCTACTTCATCCATGATGAACACCGGGTTTCGGGTACCGGCTCGTTTCATTCCCTGGATTATTCGACCGGGGAATGCGCCTACGTAGGTTCTTCTGTGACCCCTGATTTCAGATTCATCCTTCACACCACCCAGACTGATACGGACGTATTCACGCTGGAGTGCTTCGGCGATACTTTTACCCAGGCTGGTTTTACCGGTTCCGGGTGGGCCTACCAGGAGGAGGATGGATCCCTGTTTGTTCTTTTTGAGTTTCATCACTGTCAGGTGCTGGATGATCCTGTCTTTGACTTTGTCCAAACCGTAGTGTTCCTGGTTTAAGATTTCCCGTGCTGATTCGATGTCAATATCTTTGGTCTGGCTTTCACCCCAGGGGAGGCTGGTTAAAAGGTCCAGGTAGTTTCGGATGACGTTTTCTTCAGTGCTGTTGGGTCCCTGGCGTTCCAGTTTGTGCACTTCTTCCAGTGCAACCTCTTTCACCTCTTCGGGCATGTTTGCTTCTTCGATTAACTCCCGATAATCCTTTTTATGGGTTCCTTCAGATTCTGAGAGTTCATCCTGTATCACCCGGAGCTGTTCTTTTAAGAGGTTTTCACGGTGTTTTTTGTTCATTTCCTCGTTGAGTTTGGCAGCCATTTCCATCTGGAACTTGATGGACTCTTTCTGCTCCAGGAGGATGTCCAGGAATTTTAAGCTTTTATCTTTTAGTGAGCGTGTCTCCAGGAAGGCCTGTTTTTCTTCCAGGGATAGTCTCATGTAGGGGAATATGCTGGCAATTACCTTACCCACATCATCAATTTTATTGATCTGCTCTGAGTAGGCCTTGGACTCTTTGAAGTTTTCACTGATCTCAGATACCAGGTAGCGTACGTGTTTCAAGATTTCTGCCTGGTTTTCAGGGTCCAGGTCTTCGATATCGGGTATTAAATGGTATTTAGCCCGGTGATTTAGACCATCCTTGATGAGTTCGTCAATTTCTGCCCTTTCTATGATCTCCACTTTTAAGTGGTAGAAGTCCCTCATTTCAGCAGCGTTTTCAATTTTTACTAATGTTCCTATTTTGTAAATGTCAGATTCTGAGTAGAACCGAGCAGGTAATCCTGTTCTGGATGCTACAGCTATACCGAAGTAATCATGGCCTTTAACCCGGTCGTGTATTTCCCTCCCCATTTTTCTACTTATTTTAAGGTTCATGTTAGTTTCATGTAATAAAACCATATCTGGTAAAACTAACACCGGTAATTCTTCATTCTGGTTTATTTCGGTCATATTATCACTCGCAGGGTTTGATGACATGTTTTTTTAACTTTTTTTAATTTTTATGATGCCTTTTTATAATGATTTGAATACTCTTAATTTTTGATTTGTAAATTCTTCATAATTTTGCATTAATGACTGGAAGAGGTTAAAAAATTCTGGCCTGAACTTAGGCCTTTATTCTTCTTTTTTTGGCGAGCACTGGCAACTGGATCTTTCCAGCTGACTGCATTTGGCAAATGCACATGTAAATAAAAAATCAATTTGCTTCTGGTGTTTTTCCATGGAGCGCCTATTGAATCGGTAGTAAATAAAGTTCCCCTCTTTGTGTGCTATGAGTATGTCGGCATTTTTCAGGACTTTCAGATGCTGCGATGCTGCAGGTTGCGTTATGCCCATGTTCTTTGATACCTGGGTTACACTGATTTTTTCCACTTCTCCAGAGGCCAGAGAGTAGATAAGTAGCAACCGATTGACATTGGCCAGGGCTTTAAGCACTTCCTCCAGTTCTTCGGTAGACTCCAATGTTGACTTGGAATTTATCCTAAGCATAACACATGTTATATAAGTATATGCTTATATACTTTTCTATCATACTGATTTTGGAATAAATAATATAAAGAATAGTTAGAAAGAAAAAATAACAAATTTACAGACTAATCTCCAGCCAAAAAAGTACACGCTCTGAAGGTACTTAAAGTTTAAAAAACACATAAAACAAGAGCTTCTGAGATGAAAAATGATTTAAAAGAATTAAAGGGTGATTCATAGGGTTATTTTTTCCAATAGACCCTAAAAATTATTTCAGATCTGGAGTGCTTCTGACTTTAATTTTTTGATTTTTCCATTTTGCGTGTATTGATAAAGATTTATATAAGTTAAATTTGAGTCTTCGCTTTTGGGGGGTATAATGACTACAAATGTCATAGTACATTTATTTTTATCTATCCATGTGCCAGAATTTACATAGACCTGTTTTTCTTGTTTTTCATTGAAAGACGTTATAACTCGTGCTTCATGAGAATGTCCAAATATAACAATTTTTTTATCTGAATCCGGATTGTTAAAAAATTGCACATGTGCTTGATCATCCAGATGACTTGCAAATGCTCCTTTCAGGACTGCTTCATTGGTAGGAATTTTAACAGGAACTAAATTTTTATTTTGCCTTTCATCCCAGGTTTCAACAATCCCATTATACAAATTAACATCAATGTAATCATCTTCTGAGTTTTGATAGGGCAGGACATCATTTATGGCATAAAACTCAGTAAATCCATCTATTTGGGTGTTTATGACCTTTTCATCCAGTCCTTCGTTTACAGGAAAATCGGTGATAAGGCCTTTCCAAACATTCCAGTAAAGGAAGTAAAGAAATTGAATCTCTCCCAGTTCATTTTTATTAACCGGAGGGAATGTAACATCTAATTTGGGGCGGCCCTGTATAACAGAACTGGTTGCCATTCTGGTAAAGAAATATCCGGGGGGTAGTATGGTATCGGTTTGGGTTAAAGACTGGTTGGAATAATCAGGGGCACAGTAAAAATTGTATCTATGTCCGTGTTCAATGATAACTTCCGGAAAATCAGATGGAATATATGCTCCCAAACCTCTCACATCACGAGCTTCAGATATTCCAGGCATGATACTTTGAATATCCTCGGAATTTATCAATAAATCATGATTTCCAGGCACATAAGTCACTTTTACTTTACCTTCTTTAATTATATCATTAAAAGCATCAATCACTGGTTTATTGTTAGATGCTACAGCTTTGGTGAAATCCAACTGTGTTTTCCCATTGAATGTGTCAAGATGCATGGGGATGAACCATTCGTCAACCAAGTCACCGGCTATAACCAGTTCTTTTACATTTGGGGAATTTTTTACATGTTCTAAGAAATTAACCAGCGCACCCCGGTTCTGGGTGAGTTCTGCGTAGCTGTCGTTTGCACCTAAGTGCAGGTCGCTTATGCATATTATCAAGGTTCTTTCATTGTTTAAATCTGAAATACCTTCCAATTCCAGATTAAATGAATAATCAACAGCGAAAAAACTCTTAAATTCTTCTTTTAAGGATGTTCCATTTAGGGATTTTACTTTGCTATTTACAGAAAGTTTATACTCTTCACCTTCAGAAATTACCCCTGATTTATCAATATAGAGACTAGATGGGGAGTTGTTATCAACATTTATTTTAACATCCACATCCTGTTCTTTTCCTTCAGGTTTAACTTTGTAAAGTTTTATTCCATCTGGAACCGTGCTCAAATCTAAATCTTCACTGAATAGTATATTTATACGGCCTGACGTGTCAATAACCGATGGATCTTCTATTTTATCAGAGAAATGAATGTCTGTTTTAACAATTAATGTTTTAACAATTTTTTCAGGGTTCAAAGGAGAAACCTCCATTTACAAATATATTTAATTTTAGTAGATTGGATTAGAGATTTTTTTTTATTAATATGATAACTGGATTATTTAACTTAATGGATATTTAGATTTGAGGATGCAAAGGCATTAAGTGCCCTAAAACTTTTTTAAAACAAAAAATTATCTTAAAATGAGTTTATATATTACTAACACAGAAACAATAACTCGTGAAGACAACCGCTCTGACATTCGAACACTTGGAAAGAAAAATAAGTAGAGCATGATTGGCATGCTTACAACCTACAAAGATTATTTACTCTTATCTTTGAATAAAAAATTTCAATATTTTATCTTATTACTATTTTATTTATTCGATTGTTGCATGTGCGAAGTATACAAGTTCACAAACATTCCTGTTTTCGTTTTTACCATGGAAATACAGTTTTTTATAATCAACACTAGTTACATTTTGTATATTTGAGAATCCAAAAGTACTTAGGAATTCTTCAAACTCACCATCTTTGATTCCGAATTGGAGTGGTTCTCCTTGTTGTATTGCAAAGTTTCTGATATCTTGTGCAATCTTCAGTTTATTGGTTCCATCAACTACCGATTCAGGGAAATAATCAAAAATCACTGCACTACCTTTGCCAGAATTCTCTGTGATAAAAGAAAGTGTTTCAGATACTGACTTAGGGGTAATATACATAATTAGTCCTTCCATAATGAAAAGAGTCTTCAATGATGGATTATATCCTTTAGAAAATAGTTTTTCACCGAATGTTTCCTTTTCAAAATCAACAGGCACAAATATAACATGCTCCGGGATAGAACCAAAGATTTCCTTGATTTTCTCCATTTTAAAACTCTGAGTACCTGGATGATCCACTTCAAATACTTTAACTTTTTCTTTCAGTTCTTCGATTCTATAAGCTCGAGTATCATATCCTGCCCCAAATATAACCAACTGTTCAAGCCCGTTTTCAATCATTTTTTTAACAAAATCATCAAAATACCTAACTCTGGCTACAATTGAACCAGAGTTATTTTCAACCGTTGTATTTGCCTCATCCCTATGTTTAGCAACGTATTCTAATATTTTAGGATTTATAAAATGGATAGCATATGGATCATAACAGATGCGTTCATCTTCAGGTTTAGATGATTCATAAGCCCTAAGCATTGCAATCCCTTCAGCCATTTTAGCTGGCCCTTTCCTATCTGCATAAATTTTGGTTTCATCTTGCTTATACTCACTTTCTACCATAATTTTCAACTCCCTTAATGACATCGTGTTATTAATGACACTATGTTATTAATGACATTGTGACATTGACTATTTAAAGTCTTTGGTTAAATAAAAAAATGTTTAAAATACTAAAAATAACATGAAACAAATTTAAAAAGAATTGAATCAGTTATTAAAATGTTTTAAATTATATAATGGCTTAAAAAAATAATTCATGTGTAATAAGCATTGATTATTTATCTGTTTGCTATTATTTTTGCTTATTGCCTATTATATTATCAATAAAGTCATTGACATCTGCTAAAAATTTATTGTGATGGATTCCTTGGATTATTAGTAAATCTTTAAGGTCATTGGGCATATTATCAATGTTAGTTGTGATCAATGTCAATAAAACAGTTACTTCAACAGAATTCACATCAGGTTTTA
This window of the Methanobacterium sp. Maddingley MBC34 genome carries:
- a CDS encoding ATP-dependent protease La (PFAM: ATP-dependent protease La (LON) domain; ATPase family associated with various cellular activities (AAA); Lon protease (S16) C-terminal proteolytic domain~TIGRFAM: ATP-dependent protease La), which translates into the protein MTEINQNEELPVLVLPDMVLLHETNMNLKISRKMGREIHDRVKGHDYFGIAVASRTGLPARFYSESDIYKIGTLVKIENAAEMRDFYHLKVEIIERAEIDELIKDGLNHRAKYHLIPDIEDLDPENQAEILKHVRYLVSEISENFKESKAYSEQINKIDDVGKVIASIFPYMRLSLEEKQAFLETRSLKDKSLKFLDILLEQKESIKFQMEMAAKLNEEMNKKHRENLLKEQLRVIQDELSESEGTHKKDYRELIEEANMPEEVKEVALEEVHKLERQGPNSTEENVIRNYLDLLTSLPWGESQTKDIDIESAREILNQEHYGLDKVKDRIIQHLTVMKLKKNKQGSILLLVGPPGTGKTSLGKSIAEALQREYVRISLGGVKDESEIRGHRRTYVGAFPGRIIQGMKRAGTRNPVFIMDEVDKLMASYNGDPASALLEVLDPEQNNTFSDHYLEVPYDLSEVFFIATANSLKGIPGPLRDRMEIIEIGSYTSHEKFHIARNHLVDEVLEDNGLDETQIQFEDEAIKTIIEKYTREAGVRGLKRQLATVARVASEKIVLGKVDLPYVVKEAMLYDLLGHELIQISLAGKKNPPGVVTGLAWTPVGGDILFIEGAFMPGTGKLLLTGQLGDVMKESAKISQSLIRSRLAFNLKKVEFEKQDLHIHVPSGAIPKDGPSAGVALLTTIASLVTGHEVDPKLAMTGEISLRGAVLPVGGIKEKVLAAHRAGIKRVILPEENLKDLDDVPDDVKEEMEFVPVKTVEDVIKETIDIELPKPLLMDMSTDTLTGGAGT
- a CDS encoding putative transcriptional regulator (PFAM: Bacterial regulatory protein, arsR family), translated to MLRINSKSTLESTEELEEVLKALANVNRLLLIYSLASGEVEKISVTQVSKNMGITQPAASQHLKVLKNADILIAHKEGNFIYYRFNRRSMEKHQKQIDFLFTCAFAKCSQLERSSCQCSPKKEE
- a CDS encoding methyltransferase, putative, TIGR00027 family (PFAM: Leucine carboxyl methyltransferase~TIGRFAM: methyltransferase, putative, TIGR00027 family); translated protein: MVESEYKQDETKIYADRKGPAKMAEGIAMLRAYESSKPEDERICYDPYAIHFINPKILEYVAKHRDEANTTVENNSGSIVARVRYFDDFVKKMIENGLEQLVIFGAGYDTRAYRIEELKEKVKVFEVDHPGTQSFKMEKIKEIFGSIPEHVIFVPVDFEKETFGEKLFSKGYNPSLKTLFIMEGLIMYITPKSVSETLSFITENSGKGSAVIFDYFPESVVDGTNKLKIAQDIRNFAIQQGEPLQFGIKDGEFEEFLSTFGFSNIQNVTSVDYKKLYFHGKNENRNVCELVYFAHATIE